In Girardinichthys multiradiatus isolate DD_20200921_A chromosome 18, DD_fGirMul_XY1, whole genome shotgun sequence, a single window of DNA contains:
- the LOC124884529 gene encoding olfactory receptor 2AT4-like has protein sequence MSGRNQSRVNEFLLTGFPGLHPDYYCLASVVLFLVYVVTVVANVTILFLFATNRSLHKPMYYIILNVSTCDLLFSTATLPKIISRYWFQSGSISFTACFVQMYFVHYLGSVNSFIFLLMAFDRYCAICHPLRYTIVLKNSTVHFFSVTAWTIATIAPLMLVIRAYPLPYCASNVINHCYCDHIAITVLACTDRAPYSFSAFVGAMITLLLPLAFIVFSYCAILIAVSKVTDSKNCVKSLSTCSTQLIIISLYYIPRCFVYLASQVGITFNADVRIVIIMLYSLVPPMINPLIYCLRAKDIRELVARSLRD, from the exons ATGTCAGgcaggaatcaaagcagagTAAACGAATTTTTACTAACTGGATTTCCTGGACTTCACCCAGATTATTATTGTCTTGCTTCAGTTGTATTATTCTTAGTCTATGTGGTGACTGTTGTAGCAAATGTCACAATTCTTTTCTTATTTGCAACTAACCGGAGCCTTCACAAACCCATGTACTACATCATTTTAAATGTGTCAACCTGTGAccttctctttagcacagcaaCTTTACCTAAAATCATCAGCAGATACTGGTTTCAATCAGGAAGCATTTCTTTTACTGCCTGTTTTGTCCAAATGTACTTTGTTCACTATTTGGGCTCAGTAAATTCTTTTATATTCTTACTGATGGCTTTTGATAGGTACTGTGCTATCTGTCATCCTCTCCGATATACAATTGTTCTGAAAAACTCCACAGTCCACTTTTTCAGTGTGACTGCATGGACCATTGCTACTATAGCCCCTCTAATGTTAGTCATTAGAGCATATCCTCTTCCTTATTGTGCATCAAATGTAATCAATCACTGTTACTGTGATCATATTGCAATAACAGTTCTGGCTTGTACTGACAGGGCCCCTTattctttttctgcttttgtgGGCGCAATGATTACACTGCTATTACCCCTTGCATTTATAGTTTTCTCCTATTGTGCTATACTGATAGCAGTAAGTAAGGTAACAGATTCAAAAAATTGTGTAAAGTCTTTGTCCACATGTAGTACTCAATTAATAATAATCTCACTGTATTATATTCCTCGATGTTTTGTGTATTTAGCTAGCCAGGTTGGTATCACATTTAATGCTGACGTGCGAATAGTAATTATAATGCTTTATAGCCTTGTTCCTCCTATGATAAATCCGCTCATTTACTGCCTAAGAGCTAAAGACATCAGAGA gttagtggccaggtcactacgtgat